TTGCAACGCCCATCAATAGGCAGCCAGCAAGCGCAGGGGTTTGTTTCATCCATTCATCCCGGAATTGCCACCTTGGGTGGCTTATTGTAATTTTTTTGTGACATGGATGATTTTAGACGAAAAAAAAGCGGCTGGCGCCGCTTTTTTGACGTTCTGTCAGAGAAATCAGAGTTTGTGCAAAATTTCGTCAGACAATGTGAGTTCGTCGTTGCGGTTCACACTGATCCCGGCACCAATCACTGCTTTGGCAATGTCCTGCGCCTGTGACAATGAGTGCATCTCAAAGGTCCCGCACTGGTATTCATTCAGCTCAGGAATCGCCTTTTGATCGGCCACATTCAACACGTCTTCCATGGCCGCAAGCCAGGCATCTGCAACGCGTTTTTCAGCCGGTTCGCCAATCAGGCTCATGTAAAAACCGGTGCGACAGCCCATGGGAGAGATATCAATAATTTCGACGTCGTCACCATTGAGATGATCACGCATAAAACCGGCAAACAGGTGTTCCAGAGTATGGATACCACGCTCGCTGAGAATATCTTTGTTGGGGGCACAAAAACGCAGGTCAAACACTGTGATGGTGTCACCTTTTGGGGTGCTCATGGTCTTGGCCACGCGCACGGCCGGGGCGTTCATGCGGGTATGATCAACGGTAAAACTGTCCAATAATGGCATGGTGCTCTCCAGCCCCTTCTGTTTCGGGGCACAAATTGGGTGGTGCAAAGTGACGCAAGCATAGCATCAAAGCCGGGCCACCAAAACTCATTCGCGTAATCGGCGGTACGCGTCCTCAGAAATCAGATGGTACTTTCTCACCCCTGCTTCGTATTTACGGTAGGCATCATTCACTTTTTTCATCAAGGGATCCTGGCTCGATTGCTCGGTAATCACCTCGGCTGACACCTTTCTGAGCTGAGTCATGACTTCTTCGGGAAACTGCTTTAGCACAACACCATGCTCATTCACCAGAGAATCCAGCGCACCTACGTTACGTGCCGTGTATTCATCCAGCATATCCTGATTGGTCGCCTTGGCTGCTATCTTCACTATCGCCTGCAGATCCCTGGGAAGCTTTTCAAAGGCTTCTTTGTTAATCATAAACTCAAGGGTGGTACCCGGCTCATGCCAGCCCGGATAATAGTAGTACCTGGCCACCTTGTGCAGACCAAAGGCCAAATCGTTGTAAGGTCCTACCCATTCGGTGGCGTCGATGGCACCGGTTTGCATAGCGGTATAGAGCTCTCGCCCCGGCAGGGTTACGGGCACCCCTTCCAGGCGCTTGAGCACTTCACCCCCGAGGCCCGGCAAACGCATCTTAAGCCCTTTGAGGTCTTCAATACTGTTGATTTCCTTGTTAAACCACCCGCCCATCTGCACGCCGCTGTTACCGCCCGGCATAGGGAGAATACCGAAAGGGGCATACACTTCTTCCCAAAGCTCCTGACCACCCCCATAGGTGAGCCAGCCATTCATTTCCTGGGCATTGAGCCCGAAGGGAATGGAAGTGAAAAACTGCGCCGCAGGCGCCTTGCCTTTCCAATAATAGGAGGCGCTGTGGGCCATCTGCACCGAGCCCTGGCTGACCGCATCAAACACTTCCAGTGCCGGCATCAACTCCCCTGCCCCATACACCTTGATTTTGAGACGCCCTGCGGACATTTCATCCACCATCACGGCAAAGTGCTCCGGCGCTGTACCAAGCCCGGGAAAGTTCTTGGGCCAGGAGGTTGCCAGCTTCCACTCTATGGTCTTGGCGGTGGATGGCTGCGCCGCTTCAACAGCCTGTTTATCGCCATTGCAGCCGGGCAGCATACTCGCTGCCATCAAGAGGCAAAGTCCTATTTTTATTTGCATTTCCTTAACTCCATTATTCAGGCCGGAACATGATTAGCCATACAAAACCGACGGCAGCCAGGTGGCAAGTGCCGGCCAAATGCCAAGCAATATCAACATCAGTAATTGCAGGATGACAAACGGGATCACCCCACGATAAATCTGTCCGCTCGAGACAGTGTCGCCACTGACACCCCTTAAATAGAAGAGGGCAAAACCAAAGGGCGGTGTCAAAAACGAGGTTTGCAGATTGAGGGCTATCATAATCCCAAGCCACACAGGGTCGAGCCCCATGGCAAGCAAGATTGGCGCAACCAGAGGCACCACCACAAAGGTGATCTCGATAAAATCCAGGATAAAACCGAGCACAAAGATAACCGTCATCACCAGCAACATGGCACCCACCACACCACCGGGCATGTTGGCAAACAGATGATGAATAAGCTCTTCCCCGCCAAGTCCCCTGAAAACCAGCGAAAACACAGAGGCACCAATCAGGATCAAAAACACCATGGAGGTGATTTTAACCGTGCTTTGCATCACTTCCTTCAGAGCCAAGACGCTCAGCTGCCGCTTGAGGAGCGCAATCACCAGCGCACCTGCCGCCCCCACTGACGCCGCCTCTGTTGGGGTCGCGATACCGGCAAGAATGGAACCCAGTACCAGAAAAATAAGCAGTAGCGGCGGCAGCAAAGCTGAAATCACCTTGGCCAGTGACGCAGGCTCCACCTCCTGCTCGGTGACACTGCCAAAATCTGCCGGTGAGCGCCATAAGCGAAACAGGGTGTAGAGCATATACAGGCTCACCAGCAGCAAACCGGGAATGAGGGCACCGGCAAAGAGATCCCCCACAGACACAGACTTGGGATTAAAAATGCCCATCTTTAACTGCGCCTGCTGGTAAGCGTTTGACAACACATCCCCCAGCAGCACCAGCGCGATGGACGGAGGAATAATTTGCCCCAGAGTGCCGGTGGCGCAGATGGCTCCGGCGCTGAACGCCGGACTGTAACCGCGTTTAAGCAGGGTTGGCAGCGACATCAACCCCATGGTAACCACGGTGGCGCCGACAATGCCGGTACTCGCCGCGAGCAAGACCCCAACAAAAAACACACTGAAAATCAGGCCGCCACGAAAGCGCCCCAAGAGTTCCCCCATGGTGGTGAGTAACTGCTCGGCAATCCGCGACTTTTCGAGCACGACGCCCATAAACACAAACAGCGGCACCGCCATCAGAATTTGATTATTCATAATGCCGAAAATGCGATTGGGCAGCAGGCCAAACAGCCCCATATCGAAGGCGCCGAAAAAGCTGGCGACCAAGGCAAACAAGAAAGACACGCCACCGAGTGTCAGTGCCACCGGGTAGCCCAACATCAAGACCAGACAAATGATCAGAAACAGCAGCAGCGCCATCAGCAAGCCTCCCTGCCAAAGAGCGCCTTGCCATGACGGTAAAGGTCGCACAGCCCCTGCAATATCAAGCTGGCGCACAGCCCCAGCAGCAGGGACTTTTGCAGGTATACCCAGGGCAGGCCACCGGCCTCGGCCGAGCTTTCACCGATCCGCCAGGCATTGATCACATAGTCAAAGCAGTAGATACCGATAGCGAGAGATAAGGGGAATAAAAACAATAGAGTACCGACAAAATCAATCCAATGGCGGGTGCGCTCGCTGCACTGACGATAAAACACGTCAACCCGCACATGGGCATCCCGTTTGAGGGTAAAACCCGCGGCCAGAGTAAACACGGCACCATGGAGATAAAGCGCGGTTTCCTGTAGCGCAGTGGCACCGGTTGCAAAGGCATAACGGAGCACCACCACCGCAAGGGTCATCAGCACCATGCCAAGGGTAAACCAACCCACCAGCCTGCCGACGGCCTCGGTTATCCCATCCAAAAATCCAATCAGTTTTCCCATAATTACGCTGTAGTTATATCGTTATTGTTATCAGTGCAACCTATTGATAACAGAAATCCTACAACGAGGAAACCGGCAACGCCCATGGCAGGGAGTGAAAAATAAAACACCCGCCAAAGGCGGGTGTTGTAACAGCGAACACCAAAGACGTCAGCCCCGACATTTGGGCGACGCTGGTACAGCATCCATGTCCTGCCACTCTGTGGGCGTATAAGTGAACATCGACAGGGCGTGAACCCCGTTGGCAAGCTCTTCGGAAAGTGCCGCATTCACGGCACGGTGACGGCCAATCAGACGCTGTCCCTCGAAGCTATCACTGGCGATGACCACCTTGAAATGGGTTTCTGAACCCTTGGGCACATTGTGCATATAGCTTTCGTTTATCACTTCAAGATGCGTGGGCGCAAAGGCATCATTCAGCTTTGCAGAAATAATATCGGCAACAGACATAGCAGTGTTCCGGTAATGGCAATTGGCGGCAGATTAGCGCCGCCCGGGTTAAAGATCAAACCCTGTGTGCCGCCAAGGCCGATTCCCGATAATGGACCCTGGCGTTAGGCTCCACCGCTTCCAGCGCCGAGGTCAGTGTCGCAATGTCCATCTCAGGCGGTAGGGCAACAGATAAGCTGGCGTTAAACAGAGTGCGCCCAAGGCTCGTGACCTGCACCCGATGGCTTTCCATACGCGACACACAGACGCCAAGATTGGCCAGAACGTCATTCACATCCCGGGTCAATCCGGGTCTGTCGTTACAGTCAAGTTCCAACTCAATCTGCTGCACGGGCCCTTCCACCGCGGCAACCGGCGCATACACAAACCCAAGGGTGGGAAATTCACGGGCCAGACAATCCCTCAGGGCGGCCTCTTTATCGTCTTCGATGCTGACTTTCATCATGGCCGCAAATTGGCCGTCCAGCATAATGAGTTTGCTTGAAAGCCACTCAGCGCCCTGCTCGCGGCTGACCGCTGCCAGGGATTTGAGCACGTCCGGACCGAGTGGCCCCACGACGGTGGCAATAAACTGAATTTTCATGGACACGCCTCCTTGAAACACCTCAGGGTGATGTACTCACTCTACTTGGGGCAGGTGTCCGGGTCTGTGGTTGAGTGCACAGTTCAGGTTGTCAGGTTGAGCCCGCGGCAATCAGCGGCCGTGAAAATAAGGCTTAAGGTTTCTGAAGGTGAAGCTTATCCGTGGAGGCAGTTTTTTTTGGCTGCGGGGAATGGCGTGCTCCCAGGTAGACTGCATGGGGGGATGCATCAGCAACAGGTCGCCACTTTGTAAGAGCACCCGGCAACGCAGACCATCCAGACGACGGCGCATCAGCAAGGGGCGGGTAGCGCCCAGGCAGACGATGGCAATGAGGGCGTCTTCCACAAGCTCTGGCTCATCGTCGGCATGAAATCCCATGGCATCTTCTCCGCCGCGATAATGATTAACGAGGCAACCGTTAAAGCCAGTGCCACAATGCCCCTCAAGCGCCTGCTTGAGCCGCATCAAGTAATGGGGCCAGGGTTTGGGAGAAATAAGTAAAGAAGAGTAGCGGTAGGCGCAGCCTTCATCGGCAAACCACACCTGCTGCCGGGGTATGGGGTGCCACTTGCCATAGACTTTAATCTCTGGCGACTCGAAGGGATAATCGGCGGCCTCTGCCATCAGCAGCGCCTGTTGACGGGGGCTCAGAAAGGCCGGTACATGGCTGACAGGCGGCTCTGACTTTGCCCCCTTTGCACCCGCCAATGTGAGTTCAAGCTGATTGGTCACATCTGCTCCTATGCTTGAGGTAACAGGAAGAGTCGCAAGCGGCGCGACAATTTGCGATAATCGCGCCCCCACTGAAGAGATACTCTGACATATGACGACCCGATTTTCAGCATTCCTTTCCGGTAACCCGTGTGAGCTGGACCTGCACAGGTTTCCAACCACCAGCGATCCCAACCTGCAAGCATGGGATGCCGCCGACGAACACCTGCTGAAATACCTGGAAGAGTCCAACGCCGATTTGGCAAACAAAATTCTGGTGATTAATGACAGCTTTGGTGCCCTTACCTGCGCCCTTGCCGCCGTTAAACCCGATGCGGACATCGTCTTTGCTGCCGATGGCCGCACCGCGCATTTGGGCTGTAAGGCAAACCTGGCTGCCAATGGGCTCGCAAACACCAACGTCGATTATCAGGACTGCACCGACATTGGCCGCAACGCCCAAGGAAGGCAAATCCTGATGAAGCTGCCCAAGAATCTAAACTTCCTGGCCGATACCTTAAGCCAGCTGAGCCAGACCCTGAAGGCTGGGGATGTGATTCTGTTGGGAGCAAAAGCCAAGCACATCAATCAGTCGCTGCTGGCCCTGATTGCCAAAGCTGTGGGCCCGGCAACCGCCAGCCTCACCTGGAAGAAGACCCGCGTCATCACCATAGTTGCCGATGGCAGCCCACGTCCCGCCCCAAAACCCAGTATGTGGGATGTGCCTGAGCACGGATTACAAGTAACCAATTTGAGTAACGTGTTCGCGGCCAGCAAACTGGACATTGGCGCCCGCTTGATGATGGAACACCTGCCGCAGGGGCAGTTTACCTCGGTTATCGACCTTGGCTGCGGCAATGGCGCGCTGGGGCTGAAGGCGGCCCAGAGCTACCCGGATGCCAGGCTCTATCTGGCGGATGAGTCGGCCATGGCGGTGGAAAGCGCACGCCGGAACTGGGCACTCAATGGCCTGGATACAAGCCGCGCCGAATTTATCTGGGATGATTGTTTAAGCCACCTGCTCAGTGAGGTTCAAGCGGATTTGGTGCTCTGCAATCCACCGTTTCATCAGGGTGAGGCCATTACCGACCATATCGCCTGGCAGATGTTCAACGATGCCAGGCGAGTGCTGAAGCCCGGCGGCTTACTGCATATCGTGGGCAACCGCCACCTTGGCTATCACATCAAACTCAAGCGCTTGTTTGGCAATTGCAAAACCATCGCCAGCAACGGCAAATTTGTGATTTTGCAAGCCGTTAAATAGCGCCAGCCTTTGCTGACAAAACAAAGTATAAAATCGAAAAAAACGCCCCTGAATGGGGCGTTTTTATTATCGAATGACGTTGCAGAAGCCCGCAGCCGCTATATCGCTATACCGTCAAACAGAGCGACGCCAGTGAGCTCTGCCACTTCATCTACATAGCGACGGATGTGCTCACCATAGTTAAGCCCTTTCACTGCGGTGAGGTTTCTCAGCACGGGGAAAAGCAGGATATCGTCGTATCCCAACTGGTTATTACGCTCGCTTGGCAGCAGCATAAAATCCAGTTCGCCAAACAATGGCTCCAGTGCAGCCATGTACTCTGCCGACGCGGCAAAGGCCTCGTCGAAGCTCATGCCTATCAGGGCACTTTTCTTTTCGGTGTACCAGCGGACGGCGGCTTCAGAGCCATATTCGGGTAAACCGAGCCGCACATTGCGTGGATGCAGCAATCGACTGCTGTAGTAAGCGGCCTTATCCAACCAGGCGGCGATATGCTGCTCATGCTCCGCAGGTTTCAGCAAAGCTTCACCACCCACCGCATCGAGATAGGCAACAATATCCAGACTCTCTGCCATATAACTGCCGTCATCTTTTTGCAGAATGGGCACCATATTGGCACCGACCATACGAATGCGGCTGTCCACATCATCGTTTTGCAGTATGACTTTTTCCAGCGCAATGCCCTTATAGCCCGCTGCCATCATGGCGCGAACACAATAGGGACAATGTTCAAACACAAACAGCTTCATTGAGTTTCCTCGGCACGCTTTGGTCGAATGGCCAGAAGCTTACCTGATTTTCAAGCCAGGGGTATAGGGGGCGAGATCCGGCTCAATCAACTATCTTTAACTGTGCACGTTTCTTCTAACAGGATGAACCATGGTCGCAGCTTCACTTCCGGTCATCGGCTGGCGTGAATGGGGCGTACTTCCGGAGATTGGCTATGAAAGAGTCAAAATCAAGATAGATACCGGCGCAAAAACCTCTTGTCTGCACGCCTTTAAAATCAAGCCTTTTTACCGTAACAAGGTTAAGTGGGTTGAAATCTGGCTACATCCGGATCAGAAGTCCTCCCGCACGGTACGTTGTGAGTTTCCGGTCCATGACAGACGTCTGGTCACTGACTCAGGTGGCCATACACAATTGAGATACGTGATCAAAACTTGCCTGGTATTGGGTCCACATCGGTTTGAACTGGAGTTGACGCTGAGCCGCCGCGACAACATGCGTTTTCGAATGTTACTCGGGAGAAGAGCCCTCGATGGACATTTTCTGGTTGATCCGTCGGCTTCCTATTTAACAGGAGTAGACTGATGCGAATTGCCATTCTATCCCGTAACAAAAATCTTTATTCCACCACCCGCTTGGTGGAAGCGAGCCAACAAAGAGGCCATGAGGTCATGGTCATCGATCCGTTGACCTGCTACATGAACATCAATATGAAATCACCCAGCATACACGCAAAGGGACAAGTACTGCCGCGATTCGATGCTGTGATCCCACGCATTGGCGCTTCAATTACCTTCTACGGCACCGCAGTACTGCGTCAATTTGAAATGATGGGAGTACAGCCCCTGAACGAGTCGGTAGCCATCACCCGTTCCCGAGACAAACTGCGTTCGCTGCAACTCCTGTCACGCAAAAACATCGGTTTGCCGGTAACAGGCTTTGCAAGCAAGCCGGCGGATGTCCCGGATTTACTGCAGATGGTAGGTGGAGCCCCCTGCGTCATTAAATTACTGGAGGGCACTCAGGGCATAGGCGTGGTGCTGGCCGAAACCCGCAAGGCAGCGGAAAGCGTGATCGAAGCCTTTATGGGGCTAAAGGCCAACATCATGGTGCAGGAATATATAGCCGAAGCCGGTGGAGCAGACATAAGGTGCTTCGTGATTGGGGATAAGGTTATCGCTGCCATGAAACGCCAGGCCATTGCCGGAGAATTTCGCTCAAATCTGCATCGGGGTGGCACAGCCACCCTGGTCAAGTTGACGCCGGAGGAACGTTCCACCGCAGTGCGTGCGGCAAAAACCACAGGGCTGAATGTGGCCGGGGTCGACATACTGCGCTCACTGCATGGCCCTCTGGTGATGGAGGTGAATTCTTCACCCGGCCTCAAGGGCATTGAGGAAGCGACCGGCATAGACGTAGCCAGCAAAATAATCGGCTTTATCGAAGCTCATCAAACCCACCACAATACCAAAACCCGAGGCACGGGCTGAGTCGGTCAAACCCCGTCAGCCCTTGGCTTAACCTCGTCAATGTCACAGGGGTCGGTGGCACCGGAAGGTGGCGCAAAAAGCTGACGCCAACGTTCACTCAGGCTGAGCCCGGGCGCCATCGCATCCCTGAACATATCATGCCATTCGCTGAAGGTGACAGTAAGCGGGTTCATGCTGTTAACTGGTTTGGTGATACCGTAGCGCACGGTTTCCTCTTCTTTTACGAAGGTGCCAAACAGCCTGTCCCAAATGATGAGCACACCGGCGTAGTTTTTATCTATGTATTGGGGGTTTGAGCCGTGATGTACCCGGTGGTGACTCGGGGTATTGAATACCCACTCCAGTGGCCCGAGCTTGTCCACCAGCTGGGTGTGCACAAAAAACTGAAATCCAAGGCTCGCCAGCACCGCAAACACCACCCAGGCGGGGTCGAAACCTATCACGACCAGGGGGATCCAGAATATCCACATTCCCGCCAGCGGATACATCAGGCTTTGTCTGAATGCGGTGGAAAAGTTCATGTTTTCTGAGCTGTGATGGGCCACATGTGCAGCCCACATCCAGCGGCAGCGGTGGCTGCAACGGTGGAACCAGTAATAGCAAAAATCCTGTGCCAGCAGCAGCAACACAAAATTCAGCCCATTCATTTCAATATCAAAGAGCCGCCAGCCGAAGAAATACAGGTAAAGTTTGGCAATCAGAAATCCGCAGAGCAGATCGGCAGCCTGGTGCATTCCCGCCAGGCTGAGGTTGCACAAGAGCTCTGCCTTGCTGTACCTGGCATTTTCCGGCAGGCGTTTACGCACGTTGGCGACCACAAACTCCAATGCCATACACAGAAAAAAAATCGGCGCCAACACTATCAGCAGCAGCTCCGGGTGGGCGATTAGCTTGTCGAGGTTCATTGTCTTCCCTGTTGTCTGTGTCCAAAAGCGCTTCCGCCTCAGGACAACTTATTATTCTTATGCTTTTAATCTTGATGCAGTGGCCACTTACCACTTGGCAAAATGATCTTCGGTGAGACCGAGCACGCCATCCAGGCTGACTTTACGGCCGTCCACGTCCCTCACCCATCCAGAAAATTGCCCCTGATACTGGCGGAAGTTACTTTTCAGCAGCATCAGGTTAAGCCGCTCAGAGCGGCTGGCCAATGGTCTGAAATCGAGTTCAAGCTCGTCCCGCTCAGACCACAAATGCCAGCGACCACGCTCTGCCTGACTGCGGTCAAACTCGAAATGCACAGACCCCAAGTGTTTACGCACCCCATCGAGCCAAAGCACGTTTTCGCTGCTGCCGGTTTCATTTACCCCGGCGGCAATATTTAGCCCCAGAATGCTGCCCCCGACATGGGCGTTGATGGAGGTCCAGCGCCAGCTGGTTTCCCGTCGCATGTAGCCTGCGGAGAAATCGTACCCCGCCAAAGCCCGCCCAAGAGGTTGAGGCTCATGGTTGATGTAAAGGCTGCCTTTCACATTCAAGGCATTGTGCTTTTGGGTGTAAGTCCAGCCGCTGTAGCCAGTGGGGCTGCAAAGTGCCATTGGCAGCGAAAGCGGCAATGCCTCAAGCTGCAACTCGGCCTTGAGTGGCAGGCCGTCCAGCACCAAATCCAGCGCCACCGACCAGAGTCCATCCCGACGGTTTATGCTGACCCCAGCCATGGAGCTGGAAGCCGACACCGGCGAAGGGCCAAGGGTAAAGCTGCCCGGTGGCCTTATCCAGTGCTTCTCATACACACGGTTTTTGCTTTTATCGTAGACGTAGCAAAAGCCGCTGCCGAGATAGCGGATATCAGCCAGGGCGATGCCTATCAGGTAATTGGGGGTGTTGACGGCGATAAACTCGAACTGTTTATAACCAAAATGACGTTGTAAGCGGGAGGCAGGCTTATCCATCTCGTTGGTCAGGATAAAGCTATCCAGCCCCAAAGACGCCACCGGGCCATCGAAGTGACCAAAGCGCGGGCGCCCTGCGGCCATCAGGCAATCCTGGATCCCCAAGGTTTTGAATGTGGCTGAATTGGTCATCCCCGGTGTGCTTGTTGAATGTTCCATCGTGCGATTTATTCTTTTTTTGGTTTTTTACTCTAACGCCGATTGTCGGCAGATTAAAGCCCGGCGTTACTGATTTGTAAAAACACCCTTGTGTGCGCCTCGCTGGCGGCCAAGGGCATCACCTGACCCAATAAGCAGCCGCACCGGTCACAGACAAAAACGCCCTCAAAGGAGGGCGCTATCAACGTCGAAACAGCCAGGTCTGCCAACAATCATCAAAACTGCCAGGAAAAGGCGATATTAACGCTCTGCACTTCGAGCTGTTTCAAATCTGTGTACTGGTACTCAACCCCCAGTCCAAAACCAGAGTGGAATCTGTGCTGCCAGCCGACCGCGCCAAAAAAGCCTTCGGCGTCTTCTTTGATGCGGGAGTCATCCAGATCGTATGTGATATTGGAAAAGGCCATCCCCGCTTTGGCATAGACGCTGTTGCCACGGGAGAAATTGTATTGGCCATACACTGCGGCCCGGTAGTTGGAGTACTCAAGCTCTCTCACATCCGACATTACATCGAACATGGCGCTGTAGGCACCGCCAGTCCCCTGGCCATAGCTGAGTTCCATGCCCCAATGACTGCTCAGCATATATCTGTACCAGATATCGTACTTGAATCCGTCACCGGCATCCCAGTGCTCACCATCACGGCTTTCATATTCCTGAGTACCGTAGCCCAGATTAACCCCTGCGATGTGAGGGCTGACTTCAGCCCGTACTTCAGCACTGGCAATACCCATCGCTATCAGTGTACTCATTACACTTAAACTGAATAGTTTCATTGATTTCCCTATGATTGGATGCGATTAGCAAAACGAGCATGCCAGAGACAAACTGAATGGTTCCTGAACTGGATTTCATTGACTGGCGATGGCGAACAAATCTGGTATTCTGATGCCACTTTTGTCTCGTATTGGATCCAAGATGAAGAAATCCTTAGCCGTATTGACTGCCATTCTGACCCTCAGCGGCTGCGCGGGCAGCCCTTCCAATTACCTGGCACTGAGCCCCGATGCTCCCGCCATTGCCAGCAGCGCCAGTGGGCGCATTGCCTTGAGCACTCAGGATGCCAGAAGCACCAACAACGCCGTGCGTATCACCAAAGGGGATGAGCCTGCCAAACTGCTGGGCACGGGTGAGTCGCCCGTGATTCAGCTGGGCAATCTCTTCCGCCAGTCTTTCAGTAATAAAGGCTTTCAGCTAGACCCGGCCGCCACCAACGTGCTTGAGCTGAAATTGGAACGTTTACAGTCAGATATCAATGAAACCTTGCTGGGTTACGAGGCCGCCAACGAAATTATCATCAGTGCCTATGCCCGTAACGAACAGCAGCTGTTCAGCAAGCGCTACACCGCTAAAGGCACCATGAAGGGACCGCTCAGCCTGGATCTGGCCACCCTGGAGCTGGAAATGAATAAGCTCATCACCCAGCTTGCCGGCGACATAGTCAACGACCCCGAACTGACCCAATTTCTGACGCAATAACAACGAAAAAGGAAACCATCAATGAAATGGATCATCGCAGCCCTGATGCTGGGTATGTCAAACATGACTCTGGCGGCCAAAGTGGACATTCAGCCAGACAACCTCTATCCCCAGGTTGAAATGCACACCACCATGGGCAAAATCGTGGTGGAACTCGACCGCACCCGCGCGCCAATAACCGTGGATAACTTCCTGACTTACGTTGTGAAAGGCGATTACGACAACACCATATTTCACCGCATTATTCCGGAGTTTGTGGTGCAGGGCGGTGGCCTTAACCCCAAACTGGAGGAGCTGCCCGAGTCGGCGCCTATCGTAAACGAGTCTGGCAATGGCCTGTCCAACGCCTTTGGCACCATCGCCATGGCAAGGGAGAATAATCCCCATTCAGCCACCCGCCAGTTCTACTTCAACGTGGCGGACAACACCAAGCTAGACCCTTCCAAGCGCCGCTGGGGCTATGCCGTATTTGGAGAAGTGGTTGAAGGACGCGAAATTTTGGAAGCCATGGCGGTGGTGCCCACAGAGCACAACAGCAAACTCAACTGGCCCGATGTACCTGTAACCCAAATCGTGCTCAAGTCAGCCAAATTGTTGCCAAGAAAATAAACTGTGTTTTGAGTCAGCACTCTAAAGCTGGCTATACTCAGATGGCAAAACAAGGAGGCGATACGATGACACCAACGGATTTCATCGATAGCAAAGCGCCCCAATTGGCTCAGTATGGAAGAGCGTTCTTGAGTGATCAGCTCGATTATCGCGAAATCCAGCTGTATTTAT
The window above is part of the Shewanella litorisediminis genome. Proteins encoded here:
- a CDS encoding YajG family lipoprotein, yielding MKKSLAVLTAILTLSGCAGSPSNYLALSPDAPAIASSASGRIALSTQDARSTNNAVRITKGDEPAKLLGTGESPVIQLGNLFRQSFSNKGFQLDPAATNVLELKLERLQSDINETLLGYEAANEIIISAYARNEQQLFSKRYTAKGTMKGPLSLDLATLELEMNKLITQLAGDIVNDPELTQFLTQ
- a CDS encoding DUF2804 domain-containing protein is translated as MTNSATFKTLGIQDCLMAAGRPRFGHFDGPVASLGLDSFILTNEMDKPASRLQRHFGYKQFEFIAVNTPNYLIGIALADIRYLGSGFCYVYDKSKNRVYEKHWIRPPGSFTLGPSPVSASSSMAGVSINRRDGLWSVALDLVLDGLPLKAELQLEALPLSLPMALCSPTGYSGWTYTQKHNALNVKGSLYINHEPQPLGRALAGYDFSAGYMRRETSWRWTSINAHVGGSILGLNIAAGVNETGSSENVLWLDGVRKHLGSVHFEFDRSQAERGRWHLWSERDELELDFRPLASRSERLNLMLLKSNFRQYQGQFSGWVRDVDGRKVSLDGVLGLTEDHFAKW
- a CDS encoding sterol desaturase family protein, whose protein sequence is MNLDKLIAHPELLLIVLAPIFFLCMALEFVVANVRKRLPENARYSKAELLCNLSLAGMHQAADLLCGFLIAKLYLYFFGWRLFDIEMNGLNFVLLLLAQDFCYYWFHRCSHRCRWMWAAHVAHHSSENMNFSTAFRQSLMYPLAGMWIFWIPLVVIGFDPAWVVFAVLASLGFQFFVHTQLVDKLGPLEWVFNTPSHHRVHHGSNPQYIDKNYAGVLIIWDRLFGTFVKEEETVRYGITKPVNSMNPLTVTFSEWHDMFRDAMAPGLSLSERWRQLFAPPSGATDPCDIDEVKPRADGV
- a CDS encoding porin family protein; the protein is MKLFSLSVMSTLIAMGIASAEVRAEVSPHIAGVNLGYGTQEYESRDGEHWDAGDGFKYDIWYRYMLSSHWGMELSYGQGTGGAYSAMFDVMSDVRELEYSNYRAAVYGQYNFSRGNSVYAKAGMAFSNITYDLDDSRIKEDAEGFFGAVGWQHRFHSGFGLGVEYQYTDLKQLEVQSVNIAFSWQF
- the rimK gene encoding 30S ribosomal protein S6--L-glutamate ligase — translated: MRIAILSRNKNLYSTTRLVEASQQRGHEVMVIDPLTCYMNINMKSPSIHAKGQVLPRFDAVIPRIGASITFYGTAVLRQFEMMGVQPLNESVAITRSRDKLRSLQLLSRKNIGLPVTGFASKPADVPDLLQMVGGAPCVIKLLEGTQGIGVVLAETRKAAESVIEAFMGLKANIMVQEYIAEAGGADIRCFVIGDKVIAAMKRQAIAGEFRSNLHRGGTATLVKLTPEERSTAVRAAKTTGLNVAGVDILRSLHGPLVMEVNSSPGLKGIEEATGIDVASKIIGFIEAHQTHHNTKTRGTG
- a CDS encoding peptidylprolyl isomerase → MKWIIAALMLGMSNMTLAAKVDIQPDNLYPQVEMHTTMGKIVVELDRTRAPITVDNFLTYVVKGDYDNTIFHRIIPEFVVQGGGLNPKLEELPESAPIVNESGNGLSNAFGTIAMARENNPHSATRQFYFNVADNTKLDPSKRRWGYAVFGEVVEGREILEAMAVVPTEHNSKLNWPDVPVTQIVLKSAKLLPRK
- a CDS encoding ATP-dependent zinc protease; translation: MVAASLPVIGWREWGVLPEIGYERVKIKIDTGAKTSCLHAFKIKPFYRNKVKWVEIWLHPDQKSSRTVRCEFPVHDRRLVTDSGGHTQLRYVIKTCLVLGPHRFELELTLSRRDNMRFRMLLGRRALDGHFLVDPSASYLTGVD